DNA from Nitriliruptor alkaliphilus DSM 45188:
GGGCGACGTGTACCCGCGGCGCTCACCCGTCGGCTCGGAGGTCGCCGATGTCCTCCGGCCCACCGGCGAGCACCGTGACGTCGCGGTGACCGGCACGTTCCAAGAGGCTGGCCGCCGTCATCGCCCGCTCGCCGTGGCCGCAGTGCAGGAGCACGGGCTCGGACGGCACGAGGTCCCGAGCGACGGAGAGGTCGCTGAGTGCTCCGAGCTCGATGTGGGCCGCGCCCGCGACGTGGCCCGAATCGAACTCGGCGTCCTGGCGGACGTCCACGACCCGCCGGCCGGCGGCGCCGCGGGGACCGACGAGCGGGGTCATGGTCAGCGGGCGACCCGCGGCACGCCACGCGTCGATGCCGCCGGCGAGCTCACCCACGATCCGCTCGTACCCGATCGTGCGCGCCGCCCACACCAGGTCCTGGCGGTCGACCGCGCCGTCGGCGACGACCACGATCGGTCGGTCGCGTCGCACCAGCCACCCGAGCCACGTCGCGAACTGCGGACGCCACGGGTTCGACAGCGACCCCGGCAGGTGGCCGGCCGCGAACGCGTCGATGCTGCGGACGTCGACCACCTCTGCCCCGTCGGCCACGGCGGCGTCCACCTCGTGGACCGACAGGGTCGGCAGCTCCACCGGTGCCGAGCCGTGCACGACGGGGCCCGCCCGGTTCACGTCGCGCAGCTCGAGGAAGTACGGCGGGTACGAGCCGAGGCCGCCGAGCAGCCGCGCGACGAAGGTGTCCTCGTCCGGATCGCCGGTGAGCAGGGGGTTGGTGTCGCGTTCCCGGCCGATGGTGGTGGTGCGTTCGCCGCTGGCACCGGCGGCGCAGAACGACCCGCCACCGTGGGTGGGCAGCACGGGCAGGTCGTCGGGCAGCGTGAGCAGCCGCCGGGTGATGGAGCGGTAGGCCGCCCGAGCGAGCGGCTCGGTGCGTTCCGGTGTGAGCAGGTCCGGCCGTGCCACGCCGCCGGCCATCAACGTGCCCCCCGAGAACAGCGCCGCAGGCCGGGCGCCGTCGAGCAGGAGGTGGGCGAGGTGCTCGGGGGTGTGACCGGGGGTCGCGATGACCTGCAGGCGCAGCCCGCCGAGGTCGACCTCGTCACCGTCGGCGAGCGGCTCGTGCGGGAAGGTCAGGTCGCTGCCTGCCGGGGCGAGCAGCCTGGCGCCGGTCGCCGCGAGCTCGCGGCCCCCGGAGACGAAGTCCGCGTGCAGGTGGGTCTCCACCACGAACCGCGAGGTGAGCCCGCGACGGTCGAGCTCGCGTCGGTAAGGGCGCGGGTCGCGCTCGGGATCGACCACCAGCGCCCCGCCGTCCCCGAGGTCGACGAGGTAGGCGCTGTTGCCGAGCCCCTCGTCCACGAGCGGTACCACGTCCGGCACGGCATCTCCTCAAAGGATCGTTTGAACATCAGTCAACGCCGGGGGCCCATCGAAGTCAAGTGATCGTTTGAGTTCGTGCGGTACCGTCGTCCCAGGACGGAGGTGGGTGGTGGCGACGACGGCTGGCGACCGGCAGGCCAAGGACGCCCTGTTCGACGGGTTCGCCTCCGTCGCTCGGGCGCTGTCATCGGGCCGCCGCGCCGAGATCGTCGAGCTGCTGGCCCAGGGAGAGCGCAGCGTCGACGAGGTCGCGGGGGAGATCGGCCAGTCGGTGGCCAACACCTCCCACCACCTGCGCACGCTCGCCCGGGCGGGACTGCTGACCAGTCGCCGCGAGGGGACCCACGTGCACTACCGGCTCGCCTCCGACGCGGTGCTCGAGCTGTGGTGGGCCATGCGCGAAGTCGCGGTCGCCCAGGTCGACGACCTCGACGACCTCGCCCGGAGCTACCTCGGTGACCGGGCGGATGTGGCGACCATCGATCGGGCCGAGCTGCTCGCTCGGCTCGACCGGGGCGAGGTGGTCGTCGTCGACGTGCGTCCGCCCGCCGAGTACGCCGCCGGGCACATCGTCGGTGCCATCCACGTGCCACCAGAGCAGCTCGATCTCATCGACGAGCTCTTGGGTGATCAGCCGACCGACCGTGAGGTCGTGGCGTACTGCCGTGGGCCCTACTGCGTCTACGCCGACGAGGCGGTCCGCCGGCTGCAGCGGCACGGGCGCCGCGCGGCGCGTCTGGACGAGGGCCTGCCCGAGTGGCGGCGGGCCGGAGGGCCGGTGGCGGTCTGACCCTCGACCGCCGGGCTCACCCCGCGGCCGCGCGGTGGAGGCGTCCGTGCCGATCGAGGTGATCGACGGTGTGGCCGAGCAGCTCACGGCCCAGGACGGGCGTTTCGACGCCGCCGTGGTCACGCTCGTGTTGTGCTCGGTCGCGGATCCCGCGCCCGCCCTGCGTGAGCTGCACCGGGTGCTGCGCCCCGGTGGCCAGCTGCGCTTCCTCGAGCACGGGCGGGCCGACCGCCCCGTCGCGGTCGCGATCCAACGGGCGATCGACGCGACGTTCTGGTCCGCCCTCAACGGTGGGTGTCGCACGAGCCGGGACCCCGTGGCCGACATCCGTGCGGCGGGCTTCCGCATCGAGCACACCGAACGCCTGGGCTTCGCCGACACGTCGATCCCGTTCCCGGCCTCCCCGCACACCTGCGGGACGGCCGTCCGGGCGCAGGCACGATCGTGACGGCGCGTCGCGACGTGCCGTGACGGCGGGCACCCGCGGGCTGCGTCATCGGGTCCGTACAGGACGGACGGCGGTCGCCTCGACCTCGAACAGCATCCCGTCCAGCGCCAGCCGGGGCACCGGGATGAGCGTGCAGGTGGGCTTCAGGCCGTCGCCGAAGATCCGGTCGAACTCACCGCCGAGGACGTGCAGCTTGGCCTCGTCGTGGTCGACGATGAGGACGGTCAACCTGACGACGTCGGCGGGCCCCGCGCCGACCGAACGGAGGGCGACGACGACGTTGTCGAGGGCCTTCCGGACCTGGCCAGGGAAGTCCGGCTCGAGCACGCCGTCCTCGTCCTCGCCACCCTGGCCGGCGACGTGGATCGTCTCGGCACCTGCCGCCACGACGGCGACGTGGGAGTAGCCGTTGGCGGTGGGGTCGTAGAGCCCGGTCGGGTTGCTCAGCGTCAGGGCGGGGTTCGTGGTGGGGTTCATCTGCAGGTCTCCTGGTGGAGGTCGTGGTGCGGGATGACCGGCGACACCATGTCGGGGTCACCGGAGTGAGCGGATCGGGGGTGGAGATGGCCTGCGGTGGCCCAGAGCGGCCACACTGCGAGCAGCGCGATCGCTGCCGCGGCCCACGGCACGCGGGACGGCCCGAGGAGGTCGAGCGCACGGCCACCGGCGTAGGCGCCGGCCGCGACGGCGAGGTTGAAGACCACGACGACCAGGGACGTCGCCGCTTCGGTGTCGTCCGGCGCGGCGACGAGCACCCAACGTTGGGTGGTCACCGAGACGCCACCCCAGGCCAACCCCCAGGCGGCGATCGTGATCGCGATGGCGGGGCCGTTCACCGTGACCGGCAGGGCGAGGAGCGCGATGCCGAGCCCGAGGGTCATCGCAGCGGCAGTCCGACGCACGCGACGTTCGGGCGTGGAACCGGCGATGAGGTTGCCCACGACACCGGCGCCCCCGAAGAGCGCCAGCAGCGTGCCGATCGGTGCGGCTGAGCCACCTGCCGACCCGAGGAGCGGATCGAGGAAGGTGTACGCAGTGAAGTGACCGACGACGAGAGCGGCGGTGACCGCGAGGCCGAGGCGGACGCCCCGGTTCCCGAGCTGACCCCGGACCGCGCCACGATGGTGGTCAGCCATCGGCGGCAGCGCTGGGAGCAGGGACAGCAGGGCGATCAGTACGATCGTGGCGGCACCGGCGGTGGCGACGAATGCGGCACGCCAGCCCAGCACGTCGCCGAGCACCGCACCGGCCGGGATCCCGACCACCGACGCCACCGCGACGCCGCCGAAGACCACCGCGGTCGCCCGGCCGGCGAGGTCGGCGGGGACGAGCCGAGGACCGAGCCCGCCGGCCACGGTCCAGAACCCACCGATGGAGACGCCGGCGACCGACCGAGCCAGCAGCAGGAACGGGAAGCTGCTGGCGACCGCTGTGGCGAGGTTCGCGACGACCAGGAGCGCCATCAGGACGCGCAGGACCGAGCGTCGGTCGCGGCGCGCTGTGGTCGCGGCGATCACCGGTGCACTCACGGCGGCCACCAACCCGGGCACCGTGACGACCGATCCGGCCGCGCGCCTCGGAGACGTCCATCGCCGCGCCGAGGGCCGCCAGGACACCGATCGGCAACAGTTCGGTGGTCACGAGCACGAACGTGCCGCCACCGAGTGCCACCACGGGGGCCCAGCGTGCGGGGGGAGCGTCCGGCGGTGTCACGCCGGTGCGTGGGGAGTGACCGCGAACGGCACGTTGGCGAGGTGGGCGAGCTTCTGTGGGTTGGTGACGACGTGCAAGGCGGCCACCCTCCCGGCGTCGACCGTCACCGACATGACCCACGCCGGTCGACCATCGACGCCGGTGATGACGAGTCCCGGAGCGCCGTTGACGGCCGCGGCAGCGCTGGGCAGACCGCGCTTGCGGAAGATGCCGCGCAGGAGGCGGACCGCTCGGTCGGCGCCGTGGATCGGACGGCGCGCGGAGGAGACGAGTCCGCCTCCGTCGGCTCGGACGACCACGTCCGGTGCGAGCAGTTCGAGGAGCCGTCCGGTGTCCCCGTCGATGCAGGCGGCCTGGAAGGCGGTCGCGACGGCGTGACCGAGGCGTGGGTCCTCCTCGCGGCGTGGTCGACCGTCGCGGGTCGCGGCCCGGCCGCGGGCCACCAACAGGCGGCACGCGACCTCGGTCCGACCGAGGGCTCGGGCGATGCTGGCGTAGTCCTCACCGAAGACGTCATGGAGGATGAACGCGACGCGTTGCGCGGGGGACAGTCGTTCGAGGACGATGAGGAACGCGGTGGAGAGCGACTCGGCGAGTTCGACGGTGTCCCCGGGGTCGGCCGCTCCGATCAGCGGCTCGGGTAGCCAGGGGCCGACGTACCGCTCCCGACGGACGCGAGCGGAGCGCAGGTGGTCGAGGCAGAGCCGGCTGACGATCCGTGAGAGCCAGGCGCCCGGCTCGTCGATCCCGGCCACGTCGGTCCGTTCGAGCCGGAGGTAGGCCTCCTGCAGCACGTCCTCGGCATCGCTGACCGAGCCGAGCATCCGGTAGGCCAACGCGAACGCCTGCTGCCGGTGGTCGGCCCAGAGGCGAGCGGCCTCGGAGGGCCCCGCCGGCGGCTGGTCGGCGACGGCGGTCACGCGGCCGCTCCCGGCCCGCCCAGGGGCTTGCGGCTGGCGACGTTCAGTCGGTTCCAGGCGTTGATCTCGACGACGGCGAACAGCAGGGCATGGACCTCGTCGTCGCTGAACACCGCGTCGCACGCGTCGAGGACGTCGTCCGGGACCCCGCCGGCGAGGGTGGTGACGGCCTCCGTCATGGCCAGGGCAGCTCGCTCGCGGGCATCGAACACCGAGGCCTCCCGCCACGCGGCCAGCAGGTGGAGGCGCTCGTCGCTCTCGCCGGCGGCACGGGCGTCGGTGGTGTGCATCTGCAGGCAGTAGGCGCAGCCGTTGAGCTGGGATGCACGGATGCGGACGAGTTCGACGACGTGCTGGTCGAGCCCCGCCTCGTCGATCGCGGTGTGCATCCGGATCAGCGGCCGGAGGGCGGCGGCGAAGCGGTCGTAGGCGATGCGGGCTGCGGCGGGGGTGCTCAACGGACGTCCTCCATGGACGCGCCCGGCGACGGCGGCTTCCGTCACGGACCTGGCGCGGCGACACCCCTCTGACGAGGTAGCCCTCGGTCCTGTGTCGCGTCCGGGATGGGTCGGTCCGTCCCCGCGCGGTACGCGTGGACGCAGGGACGCAGGGACGCGCCCTACGCGCTCGTGGCGACGATCGCGCAGCACACGGCGATGACCAGCGACACCGGCGCCCAGATGCGCTCGGGCCGTGACCGGGAGGCGCCGTTGGCCAGGACCCCGAGCCCGAAGAACGCGGTGAGGAACCACATCGCCACGACGCCCGAGCCGGGGACAGCGGCGTCGTCGATGACCCCGGCTGAGGCGAGGACCAGCACGATCATCAACGGGTAGAGAACCGCGGCTGCGGCGCTGGCGATCCGCAGGTTGCGCGGGAGGACGCCGGGGTGCTGGCCGGCCCAGGCGGCACGGCCGAGCGGCGCGCCGAGCGCGAGGGCGAGCTGGAACACCCCGATCGCGGCGAGGGACACGGCGGCGGTGATGGCGGCGGTCTGCATGGCGGCGGACCCTAGGCCGCCGTCCGCCGCCCTGGGGACGAACGAGGCTCGCGTTCTGCCCCGGTCGATCCTGCGGTGAACACCCGTAGGCTGCGACCGACGACGAGCGGAACGGAGCGCGACGTGGGTGACGAACGCGAGGTGCTGGACTGGGCGACGTACGGCGTCGCGGTGCGTGAGCTCGCCCAGCAGGTCGTCGACGACGGCTACCGGCCGGACATCGTGCTGTCGATCGCGCGCGGCGGTCTCGTCGTCGCGGCGTCGCTGGCCTACGCCCTGTCGGTCAAGCCGTGCTTCGTGCTGAACGTCGAGTACTACACCGGTATCGACCAGCGGCTCGACGAGCCCGTGGTGCTGCCACCGCTCTTGAACCTCGACGAGGCCAAGGGCGCCAAGGTCCTGGTCGCCGACGACGTCGCCGACACGGGCCACACGCTGGAGCTCGTGCACGACCTGTGCGTCGCCCGCGTCGCCGAGGCCCGCACGGCGGTGCTCTACCAGAAGCCGGACTCGGTCATCCGGTGCGAGTACGTGTGGAAGCTGACCGACCGCTGGATCGAGTTCCCCTGGTCGAGCCAACCACCGCTGGTCGACCCCGCGCTCACCACGACGTGGCCCGCACCGCGGACCCAGGTCACCACCTGATGGATCAGGCGTCGCCGAGGTGCGACGGTGCGGTGGCGGTGCGACGTGTCGGCGCGCGGGAGCGACAGCCTCCCGCGCGCCTGACGGGTCGTCGAGCAGCGGCACGAAGGATCCGCCTCCAGGGTGGTTGACTCGATCACGCAGCGCCTCCCCCCGAGGGCCCCGGCGATGTCGACCGCGTCGGCGGGAGGCGCACGACCGGGTCGGTCACGGCGCTCGAGGGGCTCTCGCATGCGCACACCGACCCGCGTTCTCGTCGTGCTTCCGCTCGTCCTCGCGCTCGCCGGCTGTGGGGGGTCCGGCTCCGATCCGGACCCGGAGTCAGCCACCACCGCCGACGCCGAGGACGCGCCGGCCGAGGATCCCGTCGAGGCCGGCGACGACGGCAGTAGCGAAGCCGCTGCCGGGGACCTCGATTGTCCCGATGGTCCCCGGGATGTCCGCGGCATGTCCGTCGTGACCTTCTCCTGCGGTTCCGCAACGGCGTCGGTGACCACCTCGGGTGGGACGTGGTCGCTGACCGGTGGTAGCTGCGAAGCGGCCGAGGACACCTTCGCCGTCAACTTCGGCACGGTCCTGCTCGGCACCGGCGACTCACCGGAGACACAGGCGGATCTCGAGTACGTCGGGATCGCCATCCACGAAGACGCGGGTGGCGATGGCAGCTACGACGACCACGACATGGTCACGGTCTTCGCCAGCGTCGGCGGCGAGGAGTACGCCCTCGGCACCAGCACGGTCACGCTTCGCGATGGCCGGACCGCGGGTGAGGCGTCCTCGGACGGTGTGGAGATCGAGTTCGACTGCGGCTGAGGACGCTCAGCGCGACAGGGCCTGGTCGAGGTCGGCCTGCAGGTCCGTCGGGTCCTCGAGGCCGACCGAGATGCGGATGACGCCGTCGGTGACGCCCATCTCGGCGCGGACCTCGGGCCCGATGCGGTGGTGGGTGGTGGTCGCCGGGTGGGTCACCAGCGACTTGGCGTCGCCCAGGTTGTTGGAGATGTCGATCAGCGCGAGCCGATCGATGACCTCGAAGGCGCGCTCGGTCCCCCCCGGGACCCAGAAGGTGACGATGGAGCCGCCGCCGGTCATCTGCCGGACGGCGAGCTCGTGCTGGGGGTGCGAGGCCAGCATCGGGTAGCGCACTTCCTCGACAGCAGGGTGCTGTTCGAGCCAGGCGGCCAGCGCCAGCGCGGACGCGGTCTGCCGCTCGACCCGGAGGGCGAGCGTCTCGAGGCTCTTGAGCACCACCCAGGCGTTGAACGGGGCCATGACCGGGCCGGTGTGCCGCATCAGCGGACGCAGCTCCTCCTGCAGGAACTCGGTCGTGCCGAGGATCGCGCCGCCCATCGTGCGGCCGTGCCCGTCGAGGTGCTTGGTCGTCGAGTACACGACCACGTCCGCGCCGAGTTCGAGCGGCCGCTGGAGTACCGGCGTGGCGAAGACGTTGTCGACGATCACCCGCGCCCCCGCGGCGTGGGCGAGTTCGCTCACCGCGGCGATGTCGACCAGCTCCTGCATCGGGTTCGAGGGGGTCTCGAAGAACACCGCCTGGGCGGGGGTCGCCAGCGCCCGCTCCCACTGGCCGAGGTCGGAACCGTCGACGAAGTCGGTCCGGACGTCCCACCGCGGCAGGATCTCGTCGAGGATCTGGAAACACGACCCGAACAGGCCGCGCGCCGCGACCACCCGGTCACCGGCACGCAGGGTCGCGGCCAGGGCGTTGAACACCGCCGCCATCCCGCTGGCGGTGGCCCAGGCGCCCTCGGCACCCTCGAGCCTGCGGAGCCGCTCCTCGAACATCGAGACGGTCGGGTTGCCGAGCCGGCTGTAGATGTAGCGGTCGGACTCGCCCGCGAACGCGGCGGCCGCCTCGGCCGCCGTCTCGTACACGTAGCCGGAGGTGGCGAACAGCGCCTCGGAGGTCTCGCCGAAGGCGCTGCGTTCGGTCCCGGCCCGGACCGCGACCGTGTCCGGCAACCAGTCCGCCGAGGGATCGGGGATGGGCTCATCGGTCACGCGGGGTCCTGCCCGTCGGTGGCGGTCCGGCGGCAGGGTAGGGCCGACGCCGTGCCAGCCGTCCACGCGACCGTGGAGACGGTGGTTACCGCAGGGCTGCGTGCAGCTCGGAGGCGAGGTCGTCCAGGACCGCCTTGGCGTCGCCGAACAGCATCACGGTGTTGTCGCGCTCGAACAGTTCGTTCTTCACACCCGCGTACCCGGGCGACAGG
Protein-coding regions in this window:
- a CDS encoding rhodanese-like domain-containing protein; this encodes MPDVVPLVDEGLGNSAYLVDLGDGGALVVDPERDPRPYRRELDRRGLTSRFVVETHLHADFVSGGRELAATGARLLAPAGSDLTFPHEPLADGDEVDLGGLRLQVIATPGHTPEHLAHLLLDGARPAALFSGGTLMAGGVARPDLLTPERTEPLARAAYRSITRRLLTLPDDLPVLPTHGGGSFCAAGASGERTTTIGRERDTNPLLTGDPDEDTFVARLLGGLGSYPPYFLELRDVNRAGPVVHGSAPVELPTLSVHEVDAAVADGAEVVDVRSIDAFAAGHLPGSLSNPWRPQFATWLGWLVRRDRPIVVVADGAVDRQDLVWAARTIGYERIVGELAGGIDAWRAAGRPLTMTPLVGPRGAAGRRVVDVRQDAEFDSGHVAGAAHIELGALSDLSVARDLVPSEPVLLHCGHGERAMTAASLLERAGHRDVTVLAGGPEDIGDLRADG
- a CDS encoding ArsR/SmtB family transcription factor, whose protein sequence is MATTAGDRQAKDALFDGFASVARALSSGRRAEIVELLAQGERSVDEVAGEIGQSVANTSHHLRTLARAGLLTSRREGTHVHYRLASDAVLELWWAMREVAVAQVDDLDDLARSYLGDRADVATIDRAELLARLDRGEVVVVDVRPPAEYAAGHIVGAIHVPPEQLDLIDELLGDQPTDREVVAYCRGPYCVYADEAVRRLQRHGRRAARLDEGLPEWRRAGGPVAV
- a CDS encoding class I SAM-dependent methyltransferase codes for the protein MEASVPIEVIDGVAEQLTAQDGRFDAAVVTLVLCSVADPAPALRELHRVLRPGGQLRFLEHGRADRPVAVAIQRAIDATFWSALNGGCRTSRDPVADIRAAGFRIEHTERLGFADTSIPFPASPHTCGTAVRAQARS
- a CDS encoding RidA family protein gives rise to the protein MNPTTNPALTLSNPTGLYDPTANGYSHVAVVAAGAETIHVAGQGGEDEDGVLEPDFPGQVRKALDNVVVALRSVGAGPADVVRLTVLIVDHDEAKLHVLGGEFDRIFGDGLKPTCTLIPVPRLALDGMLFEVEATAVRPVRTR
- a CDS encoding MFS transporter, whose amino-acid sequence is MSWRPSARRWTSPRRAAGSVVTVPGLVAAVSAPVIAATTARRDRRSVLRVLMALLVVANLATAVASSFPFLLLARSVAGVSIGGFWTVAGGLGPRLVPADLAGRATAVVFGGVAVASVVGIPAGAVLGDVLGWRAAFVATAGAATIVLIALLSLLPALPPMADHHRGAVRGQLGNRGVRLGLAVTAALVVGHFTAYTFLDPLLGSAGGSAAPIGTLLALFGGAGVVGNLIAGSTPERRVRRTAAAMTLGLGIALLALPVTVNGPAIAITIAAWGLAWGGVSVTTQRWVLVAAPDDTEAATSLVVVVFNLAVAAGAYAGGRALDLLGPSRVPWAAAAIALLAVWPLWATAGHLHPRSAHSGDPDMVSPVIPHHDLHQETCR
- the sigJ gene encoding RNA polymerase sigma factor SigJ, which gives rise to MTAVADQPPAGPSEAARLWADHRQQAFALAYRMLGSVSDAEDVLQEAYLRLERTDVAGIDEPGAWLSRIVSRLCLDHLRSARVRRERYVGPWLPEPLIGAADPGDTVELAESLSTAFLIVLERLSPAQRVAFILHDVFGEDYASIARALGRTEVACRLLVARGRAATRDGRPRREEDPRLGHAVATAFQAACIDGDTGRLLELLAPDVVVRADGGGLVSSARRPIHGADRAVRLLRGIFRKRGLPSAAAAVNGAPGLVITGVDGRPAWVMSVTVDAGRVAALHVVTNPQKLAHLANVPFAVTPHAPA
- a CDS encoding carboxymuconolactone decarboxylase family protein, which encodes MSTPAAARIAYDRFAAALRPLIRMHTAIDEAGLDQHVVELVRIRASQLNGCAYCLQMHTTDARAAGESDERLHLLAAWREASVFDARERAALAMTEAVTTLAGGVPDDVLDACDAVFSDDEVHALLFAVVEINAWNRLNVASRKPLGGPGAAA
- a CDS encoding phosphoribosyltransferase — translated: MGDEREVLDWATYGVAVRELAQQVVDDGYRPDIVLSIARGGLVVAASLAYALSVKPCFVLNVEYYTGIDQRLDEPVVLPPLLNLDEAKGAKVLVADDVADTGHTLELVHDLCVARVAEARTAVLYQKPDSVIRCEYVWKLTDRWIEFPWSSQPPLVDPALTTTWPAPRTQVTT
- a CDS encoding O-succinylhomoserine sulfhydrylase; its protein translation is MTDEPIPDPSADWLPDTVAVRAGTERSAFGETSEALFATSGYVYETAAEAAAAFAGESDRYIYSRLGNPTVSMFEERLRRLEGAEGAWATASGMAAVFNALAATLRAGDRVVAARGLFGSCFQILDEILPRWDVRTDFVDGSDLGQWERALATPAQAVFFETPSNPMQELVDIAAVSELAHAAGARVIVDNVFATPVLQRPLELGADVVVYSTTKHLDGHGRTMGGAILGTTEFLQEELRPLMRHTGPVMAPFNAWVVLKSLETLALRVERQTASALALAAWLEQHPAVEEVRYPMLASHPQHELAVRQMTGGGSIVTFWVPGGTERAFEVIDRLALIDISNNLGDAKSLVTHPATTTHHRIGPEVRAEMGVTDGVIRISVGLEDPTDLQADLDQALSR